The Coccidioides posadasii str. Silveira chromosome 3, complete sequence genome contains a region encoding:
- the POA1 gene encoding ADP-ribose 1''-phosphate phosphatase (EggNog:ENOG410PNTE~COG:S~BUSCO:14734at33183): MSRITETEGDLFDAPENTALIHACNCQGSWGKGIAETFRAKYPAAYRIYRSHCQRYLVDGKKLSENSKDTPGRALRYPEGTALLIPPQPDDYIPQNGPDSAVTPSTQGKKGGGRATRRSLPKHRPAGKKHWIVCLFTSWHYSAKLKSSPDVILENTILALGDLKRQLEELQSSKRDGRESALDVSESEKEERRLVEAPTEIWSCRFNAGLFGVPWQKTKALMEESGWQVTVVRPVGEPL, encoded by the exons ATGAGCCGGATTACAGAGACAGAGGGCGACCTGTTCGACGCCCCCGAGAACACCGCATTGATTC ATGCATGCAATTGTCAAGGGTCATGGGGAAAAGGCATCGCAGAGACATTTAGGGCGAAG TACCCCGCGGCATACCGCATATACCGCTCTCATTGTCAGAGATACCTCGTTGACGGGAAGAAGCTCTCCGAAAACTCCAAGGATACACCGGGGCGGGCATTGAGATATCCTGAAGGTACTGCATTACTCATTCCACCGCAACCTGATGATTATATTCCCCAAAATGGCCCAGACTCTGCTGTCACACCATCTACCCAGGGGAAGAAGGGCGGTGGTCGAGCTACACGGAGATCCCTTCCCAAACACAGGCCAGCGGGCAAAAAACACTGGATAGTATGTTTATTTACATCATGGCATTACTCTGCGAAGTTGAAGAGCTCGCCGGATGTAATTCTTGAAAACACAATCCTGGCCCTGGGAGACTTGAAGAGACAACTTGAAGAGCTGCAGTCTTCAAAGAGAGATGGAAGAGAGAGTGCCCTTGATGTTAGCGAGTcggagaaagaagaaaggagaCTGGTGGAAGCGCCCACTGAGATTTGGTCTTGTCGGTTTAATGCTGGATTGTTTGGCGTTCCCTGGCAGAAGACAAAGGCTCTCATGGAGGAATCGGGGTGGCAGGTTACAGTAGTTCGCCCTGTTGGGGAACCTTTGTAA
- a CDS encoding uncharacterized protein (EggNog:ENOG410PQBI~COG:S): protein MEQTLSNDSAATTTHKGIPTLQTPSSYKQSQTNETQWTQRNSGQSQRKSPPMSASRRNDEISSELHRGAPTDDTRLKNDSIKTPGQIELAKQRNQYYNEAFGLREPYHTSRNRVNHDSIIVVDMKTNLQVEAPHQTLSDMTFHFAQIFQRPESSMMVVLDDSAFLRFGTTAEPAYLVTVSALSHMIAPTMNLRHTALIQSAIREILDIPQGRGVIKFESMPEENFATNGSTIRDEIEQMERTSHEENSLIRTISRTMTRRGRPNATKSTLRTVPATPPRSTEIQRTSAEFDLPKNVVMDGPASTVDGAKKVKRYRSIVKLFSN, encoded by the exons ATGGAGCAAACTCTCTCGAATGATTCTGCCGCGACCACTACTCATAAGGGAATCCCTACGCTGCAAACCCCTTCTTCCTATAAGCAGAGCCAAACGAATGAGACTCAATGGACGCAGAGGAACTCTGGCCAAAGTCAACGAAAATCACCACCCATGTCCGCATCAAGACGAAACGACGAGATATCCAGCGAGCTCCACCGTGGTGCCCCAACTGACGATACCCGTTTGAAAAATGATTCCATAAAGACGCCGGGCCAGATAGAACTCGCGAAGCAGCGAAATCAATATTACAATGAAGCGTTTGGCTTAAGGGAGCCCTATCACACGTCGCGAAATCGAGTGAACCACGATTCCATTATTGTTGTCGATATGAAGACCAATCTCCAG GTGGAAGCACCTCACCAGACCTTGTCAGACATGACTTTCCACTTTGCGCAAATCTTTCAAAGACCGGAAAGCTCTATGATGGTCGTACTGGACGATAGTGCCTTTCTCAGATTTGGAACTACAGCCGAGCCAGCATATCTGGTGACGGTCTCCGCGTTATCTCACATGATTGCGCCAACGATGAATCTGCGCCATACAGCCTTGATCCAGTCAGCAATTAGAGAGATACTGGATATCCCTCAAGGTCGAGGTGTTATAAAATTTGAATCGATGCCTGAAGAAAACTTTGCTACGAACGGTTCTACAATCAGGGACGAAATCGAGCAGATGGAGCGAACTTCTCACGAGGAGAACAGCCTGATAAGAACCATCTCTCGAACCATGACCCGCAGGGGTAGGCCAAATGCCACAAAAAGTACCCTTCGAACGGTCCCGGCAACTCCTCCTCGATCTACTGAAATCCAGAGGACGTCAGCCGAGTTTGATTTGCCTAAGAATGTTGTTATGGATGGACCTGCCTCGACGGTAGATGGCGCGAAAAAGGTCAAGAGATATAGGAGTATTGTCAAATTGTTTTCTAACTGA
- a CDS encoding uncharacterized protein (EggNog:ENOG410PM04~COG:K): protein MSRESSGQPPVKRRRSKDGCRPCRIRKKKCDGRKPTCVSCERNVLLCSWFPNTAATDTSKDDAFETGLSLVSHSRKRKLSACSSDDSASSEDHLFPTAWESEWHEHDPLPDFQDVDVLDIATLRQQPTLEPIFRSPISLLLYQHWVERTGDVMSAHRGKLNAFKTELPRLAIAYPDTVLQSLLACSGIHYCNAGRTPDIETSTWTHLGLALRSLKYGLTKLVANPGTDPIPLLATALVLCFVETTRGDVSGVLSQHLRAAHILFNIVLSSPSSLRIDESILEFLKEFYTYVLRITEISNDSQSIVLHGSVRQETPTGDFAWVSGKSYGMLVGCSYELFDMIPQVSALARRKRQRIKENSKQSSSSARSKLQEEPDTDEMAYRILRSRILFWRPPSDARQDFITCGWIYQQAILCYLDVSFANPPITAQTPLPRFIHERFERLKCLLDELPIDAPISHTLCWPLALFGSLARKADHRELILNRLQAMWELLRLGNINTTMNFLKRLWEDDGSDTSANAASSSCDHPTTTKNSSAMVRATKRKRAPKIISDNSDMEALMKKYELMFSFA from the exons ATGTCCCGCGAGAGCTCAGGCCAGCCACCTGTCAAACGGCGCCGTTCAAAGGACGGTTGTCGTCCGTGTCGGATTCGAAAGAAGAAATGCGACGGAAGGAAGCCGACCTGCGTATCGTGTGAACGAAATGTTTTGTTGTGTAGCTGGTTTCCAAACACCGCAGCTACTGATACCTCGAAAGATGACGCCTTTGAAACTGGCTTGAGTTTGGTTTCGCATAGTAGGAAGAGGAAGCTTTCAGCCTGCTCGTCAGACGACAGTGCGTCAAGTGAAGATCATCTGTTCCCAACAGCGTGGGAGTCGGAATGGCACGAACACGATCCGCTCCCTGATTTTCAGGATGTCGACGTGCTGGATATCGCCACTCTCCGGCAACAGCCTACTCTGGAGCCAATTTTCCGATCGCCAATCTCTCTCCTGCTCTATCAGCACTGGGTAGAGAGAACGGGAGACGTTATGTCAGCTCATCGTGGCAAGTTGAATGCGTTTAAGACGGAGCTGCCGCGGCTTGCGATCGCGTACCCAGACACTGTCCTGCAAAGCCTACTAGCCTGTAGCGGGATACACTATTGTAATGCGGGCAGGACGCCTGACATTGAGACGAGCACCTGGACACATTTGGGGCTCGCATTAAGATCGCTGAAATACGGATTAACAAAACTTGTGGCCAACCCCGGAACGGATCCGATACCGCTTTTGGCAACGGCTTTGGTTCTGTGTTTTGTAGAG ACAACCAGAGGTGACGTCAGCGGAGTTCTCTCACAACACTTACGAGCTGCTCATATACTTTTTAATATCGTCCTTTCATCCCCGTCTTCCCTTCGTATCGATGAGTCTATACTTGAATTCCTGAAGGAGTTCTACACATATGTCTTGCGCATCACAGAGATAAGTAATGACTCCCAAAGTATAGTCCTCCACGGCTCTGTGCGCCAGGAAACCCCGACAGGGGATTTTGCCTGGGTTAGCGGCAAGAGTTATGGTATGCTGGTTGGCTGTTCATATGAACTCTTCGATATGATCCCCCAGGTTTCTGCGTTGGCACGTCGGAAGCGGCAAAGGATAAAAGAGAACTCAAAGCAAAGCTCGAGTAGCGCGAGATCCAAACTTCAAGAGGAGCCTGACACGGACGAGATGGCCTACCGTATCCTGAGATCTagaatattgttttggcgcCCACCATCTGATGCCCGTCAGGATTTTATCACATGCGGATGGATCTACCAACAGGCCATCCTTTGTTATCTCGACGTATCCTTCGCGAATCCACCAATAACTGCGCAGACGCCTCTACCGCGGTTCATTCATGAGCGATTTGAGAGGCTCAAATGTCTGCTCGATGAACTCCCGATCGATGCGCCCATTTCCCACACACTATGCTGGCCATTAGCGTTATTTGGGAGTCTGGCGCGTAAGGCTGATCATAGAGAACTCATACTCAACCGACTACAGGCAATGTGGGAATTGCTTCGGCTGGGAAACATCAACACCACCATGAATTTCTTAAAAAGGTTGTGGGAAGATGATGGCAGCGATACGAGCGCCAATGCCGCCTCCAGCAGCTGCGATCACCCCACTACCACGAAGAATTCTAGTGCGATGGTTCGAGCGACGAAGCGAAAACGAGCCCCAAAAATTATATCCGATAACAGTGACATGGAGGCCCTGATGAAGAAATATGAATTaatgttttcttttgcttgA
- a CDS encoding uncharacterized protein (EggNog:ENOG410PH4P~COG:J~BUSCO:7266at33183), whose protein sequence is MSTPAQNEAEAGDSILGSKKLTGREFYQSLGSPKMIVAPMVDRSEFAWRMLTRSFMKDNSPNPLLAYSPMLHARLFKDRAGYRSQHFEPVRPKADAVETSADPVPFLDGNPAIDRPLIVQFCANDPDELLEAARHVQQYCDAVDLNLGCPQGIAKKGRYGAFLQEEPDLIYRLINKLHTGLSIPVTAKFRILETKEKTLEYAKMILSAGASFITVHGRRREQKGHNTGVADWSYIRYLRDNLPPDTVIFANGNILNHDDIQKCLDATGADGVMSAEGNLSDPTIFSEPPPVGEEGCEYWRGRDGRGGYRLDFILRRYMDIIYKYVLETAPPERKPLFDPSNPISQHSSPHVETADTQPEQEEGPPKKKQKKSKEPKVVSPNLSVMQGHMFQLLRPLVSKQTHVRDALARSRAGDLAAFENVVSLVERVVKEGIQEYNAKSELDADVEAEPDLSSLTGSQATIAKYKRPWWVCQPYIRPLPEEALEKGALQLKKKDRVTRKTSERESRGTIDSSSTILSANGVLIEEEIATPKDQLVSG, encoded by the exons ATGTCGACCCCGGCGCAAAATGAAGCTGAGGCAGGAGACTCTATCCTCGGCTCGAAGAAGCTCACCGGCAGAGAGTTCTATCAGAGCCTAGGGAGCCCGAAGATGATTGTCGCGCCGATGGTAGATCGGTCGGAATTT GCATGGCGGATGCTTACCCGTTCCTTCATGAAAGACAACTCACCGAATCCCCTTCTTGCCTACTCGCCCATGCTCCATGCGCGCCTGTTCAAGGACCGTGCCGGATACCGAAGTCAGCATTTCGAACCAGTTCGTCCGAAAGCCGATGCTGTCGAAACGTCCGCCGACCCCGTGCCGTTTCTCGATGGAAACCCCGCCATCGACAGGCCGCTTATAGTCCAGTTTTGCGCCAACGACCCTGACGAACTCCTCGAAGCCGCAAGGCACGTCCAACAGTATTGTGATGCGGTCGATCTGAATTTGGGATGTCCTCAAGGCATTGCCAAAAAGGGCCGCTACGGCGCGTTCTTACAGGAAGAGCCAGATTTGATTTATAGGCTTATCAACAAGCTGCATACCGGGCTTTCCATTCCCGTGACGGCCAAATTTCGTATACTGGAGACGAAGGAGAAGACGCTAGAGTATGCGAAGATGATACTGTCTGCCGGCGCGAGCTTTATTACAGTGCATGGGCGGAGAAGGGAGCAGAAGGGACATAATACCGGTGTGGCTGATTGGTCTTATATTCGCTATCTGCGGGATAATCTACCGCCCGATACGGTTATATTTGCGAATGGGAATATTTTAAATCACGATGATATCCAGAAATGCCTGGATGCAACCGGTGCTGATGGGGTGATGAGTGCAGAGGGAAACTTATCAGACCCAACAATTTTCAGCGAGCCACCTCCCGTCGGCGAAGAAGGATGCGAGTACTGGCGAGGCAGAGACGGGAGGGGGGGGTATAGGCTGGATTTTATCCTGCGGAGATACATGGATATCATCTACAAGTATGTCCTTGAGACAGCTCCACCCGAACGCAAGCCTCTTTTCGACCCCTCCAATCCTATTTCTCAGCACTCCAGTCCGCATGTGGAAACGGCCGACACACAGcctgaacaagaagaaggccctccaaagaagaaacaaaaaaagagcaAAGAGCCCAAAGTTGTATCCCCGAATCTCTCCGTCATGCAGGGCCATATGTTTCAGCTGCTCCGTCCGCTTGTCTCAAAACAAACGCACGTCCGCGATGCTCTTGCGAGATCCAGAGCTGGGGACCTAGCAGCATTCGAAAATGTCGTGTCTCTGGTTGAGCGGGTCGTCAAGGAGGGGATTCAAGAATATAACGCGAAATCAGAGTTAGACGCAGATGTGGAGGCAGAGCCGGATCTCTCGTCTCTAACTGGCTCTCAGGCGACGATTGCAAAGTATAAGCGCCCCTGGTGGGTATGTCAGCCGTACATTCGACCTTTGCCTGAAGAGGCACTGGAGAAAGGCGCGCTGCaattgaagaaaaaggacaGGGTAACAAGAAAGACCTCAGAGAGGGAATCACGGGGAACTATCGACTCGTCATCTACCATCCTTTCTGCAAACGGTGTTCTGATCGAGGAGGAGATTGCCACGCCAAAAGATCAATTGGTTAGTGGCTAA
- a CDS encoding uncharacterized protein (EggNog:ENOG410PHVW~COG:K~BUSCO:5909at33183) — MAATGELPMAISALSPAPNYTSCYDTSEMDNYINFEPIYPSPSLSPSAENKSSNPTPSSQPYQHSNAASPSPPSNSNAFGSNAQASQQLSFSAPSHQYGSYQQQTGLPMGGLANTMALNPAPGMSVGFNDPSFGPPDGFGLVNRHGDMFPMNSNSMFSFPNDSTDMDMESDNPAFPQGAMLSSQSSKTQFVDPNAVGGQELSPVAPSTQIGRVYPGIHQQQAARARAAQQQRQQEMLRRQQQQQQQQQQQQRQQQQLAQGQPQPQGPHGHSRQPNRSQQGKVNRPVDPLVEERISRLLQQMRQSSVVIREEPSPMSNALPQPVKQKKDEQDMDEDERLLASEEGKKLSSKERRQLRNKVSARAFRSRRKEYIGQLEGEVTAKTNEANDLRLQNRALMEENARLTDLTRMLLSSPHFNSFLNDISVNGLPPSLQKQSSTPQAHAPTDIQNDVKPTPLPQDVQIQNPQTALPSIAEEHFDFASIDSGWNSGIDTNFSNPTVLAVMEVPESPTVDAEVLCGKSSFSVGPLPSEETKDLMPTISYPVLDNRKPEPGEQHLCPNPPVDVDENDPSLALYLDQPSYEPSDAEPFEDMFGGAGLEKVFARFDLVVDSDFADQRRVDPIAVRRFERLRASIEGAYQRVTRVTSHLG; from the exons ATGGCTGCTACGGGAGAACTGCCCATGGCCATATCCGCTCTCTCGCCTGCCCCGAACTACACCAGCTGCTATGATACAAGCGAAATGGACAATTACATCAACTTTGAACCCATATATCCGTCTCCGTCTCTTTCTCCTTCCGCCGAAAACAAATCATCCAACCCAACCCCATCCTCGCAGCCATACCAACATTCCAACGCTGCATCCCCTTCTCCACCATCCAACAGCAATGCCTTTGGCTCAAATGCCCAAGCCTCCCAGCAATTGTCTTTCTCCGCACCAAGCCATCAGTATGGTTCCTACCAGCAGCAAACCGGCCTGCCAATGGGTGGTCTTGCCAACACCATGGCCCTCAATCCCGCTCCTGGTATGAGCGTGGGCTTCAACGACCCGAGCTTTGGGCCGCCAGATGGCTTCGGCTTAGTTAACAGACATGGCGACATGTTCCCGATGAACTCAAATTCAATGTTTTCTTTCCCCAACGATTCGACGGATATGGACATGGAATCCGACAACCCAGCCTTCCCCCAAGGTGCGATGCTATCATCACAGTCCTCTAAAACTCAGTTTGTCGATCCAAATGCTGTTGGAGGCCAGGAGCTTTCGCCGGTCGCTCCGTCCACTCAGATCGGGCGTGTGTACCCGGGAATACACCAGCAGCAAGCTGCCAGAGCAAGGGCTGCTCAGCAGCAAAGGCAGCAAGAGATGCTTCGACgccaacagcagcagcagcagcagcagcagcaacaacaacgacagcaacagcaacTTGCACAAGGGCAGCCACAGCCCCAGGGTCCACACGGCCATTCCCGCCAACCCAATCGATCTCAGCAAGGCAAAGTAAACCGGCCCGTTGATCCTCTCGTTGAGGAACGTATTTCACGCCTTCTCCAGCAAATGAGACAAAGCAGTGTTGTCATTCGTGAAGAACCATCCCCAATGTCAAACGCACTTCCACAACCAGtgaagcagaagaaagacGAACAAGACATGGACGAGGATGAGCGGCTGCTGGCAAGCGAGGAGGGTAAGAAATTGAGCAGCAAGGAACGACGTCAGCTACGCAATAAGGTTTCAGCTCGTGCATTCAGATCCCGGAGAAAAG AATACATTGGGCAGTTAGAAGGTGAGGTCACCGCGAAAACCAATGAAGCAAACGACCTTCGCCTCCAAAATCGAGCCCTCATGGAAGAAAATGCCCGCCTAACAGATCTCACCCGCATGCTCCTCTCATCTCCGCACTTTAATTCCTTCCTAAACGACATTAGCGTGAATGGCCTTCCTCCCTCATTGCAAAAGCAGTCATCTACACCACAGGCCCATGCGCCGACTGATATTCAGAACGATGTGAAGCCAACCCCACTTCCGCAAGACGTTCAGATCCAGAACCCTCAAACAGCGCTTCCTAGCATCGCCGAAGAGCATTTTGACTTTGCTTCAATTGACTCAGGGTGGAATTCTGGGATTGACACAAACTTCTCCAATCCGACCGTTCTCGCCGTTATGGAGGTGCCCGAGAGCCCGACAGTTGATGCAGAGGTGCTTTGCGGGAAGAGTTCGTTCTCCGTTGGGCCCTTGCCATCTGAGGAAACCAAAGATTTAATGCCAACCATATCATACCCAGTGCTAGACAACCGTAAGCCTGAGCCAGGGGAGCAGCATCTTTGTCCTAATCCCCCTGTTGACGTGGACGAAAACGACCCATCCTTGGCACTCTATCTCGACCAGCCTAGCTACGAACCATCTGATGCTGAACCGTTCGAAGACATGTTTGGAGGTGCTGGCCTGGAGAAAGTTTTCGCTCGTTTTGACCTTGTTGTGGACTCAGACTTTGCGGACCAAAGACGTGTAGATCCTATTGCTGTACGTCGCTTCGAACGACTTCGAGCCAGCATCGAAGGAGCATATCAACGCGTTACCCGTGTAACCTCTCACCTTGGATAG